One window from the genome of Marinobacter sp. LV10R510-11A encodes:
- the rpsN gene encoding 30S ribosomal protein S14 yields MAKVSMKNRELKREQTVAKFAAKRAELKAIIKNPNTSDDDRWSAQMKLQQLPRDASPSRLRNRCQVTGRPHGVLRKFELSRIKLREYGMRGDVPGLTKASW; encoded by the coding sequence ATGGCTAAGGTTTCCATGAAAAACCGTGAACTCAAGCGCGAGCAAACCGTTGCAAAATTTGCAGCGAAGCGTGCTGAGCTCAAGGCGATTATCAAGAACCCGAATACCAGCGATGATGACCGTTGGAGCGCACAGATGAAGCTACAACAGCTTCCTCGCGATGCGTCTCCTTCGCGTCTTCGTAATCGTTGCCAGGTGACTGGTCGTCCCCATGGCGTTCTTCGCAAGTTCGAGCTTTCACGGATTAAACTCCGTGAATACGGCATGCGTGGCGACGTTCCGGGCCTGACTAAAGCAAGCTGGTAA
- the rplE gene encoding 50S ribosomal protein L5 — MLNMKEQYSKDVVPALWKEFSYKNIMQVPRIEKITLNMGVGEAVGDKKLIENAVADLERLAGQKVVVTLARKSVAGFKIREGWPIGCKVTLRGERMWDFFDRLIHIAVPRIRDFRGLNPKSFDGRGNYSMGVREQIIFPEIEYDKVDKIRGLDVTITTSAGTDDEGRELLKAFGFPFKK; from the coding sequence ATGCTTAACATGAAAGAGCAGTACAGTAAGGATGTGGTACCAGCCCTGTGGAAAGAGTTCAGCTACAAGAACATAATGCAGGTGCCGCGTATCGAAAAGATTACCCTGAACATGGGTGTCGGTGAAGCGGTCGGTGACAAGAAGCTGATTGAGAATGCTGTGGCAGATCTAGAGCGCCTAGCAGGACAAAAAGTGGTTGTTACATTGGCGCGTAAATCTGTAGCGGGCTTTAAAATCCGTGAAGGTTGGCCGATTGGTTGTAAGGTTACCCTGCGCGGCGAGCGCATGTGGGATTTCTTTGATCGGCTGATTCACATTGCGGTTCCCCGCATTCGTGACTTCCGTGGCCTGAATCCCAAGTCCTTTGATGGGCGCGGTAACTACAGCATGGGTGTGCGTGAGCAGATTATTTTTCCTGAGATCGAGTACGATAAGGTCGACAAGATCCGTGGTCTGGATGTCACCATTACCACCAGTGCCGGTACCGACGATGAAGGTCGCGAGCTTTTGAAAGCTTTTGGTTTTCCGTTCAAGAAATAA